One Rhinopithecus roxellana isolate Shanxi Qingling chromosome 7, ASM756505v1, whole genome shotgun sequence DNA segment encodes these proteins:
- the CYLC1 gene encoding cylicin-1 produces the protein MSLEVNIRTYDNSIPISESSRKPWNQKHFALTFPRSPQRGTNEKSRPLKSQITVTRHDKRKLEEGQKPAHPWIRHSLRKILQRPPIYTAAREQTPFRHLYTSKTHLKKAEYKNSKDEKRGTPLKKDSKKKGGSYATNPESKQTVEDEKTKTQNEADKTPLKSSHENEPSKKSKPNLETNPESQNSKTASKNHSQKDKKDSKNSKKTNTKFIYTKNNAKKDLKRSKTSNDAISEICSEDSLNADFLMLVGESDDESINVDTWLRNYSRNNSKKPAKKDTKKSAKKSSDAESEDSKDAKKDSKKDKKNVKKDDKKKDVKKNTESTDAESGDSKDSRKETKKDKKNLKKDDKKKDTKNYPESTDTESGDAKDVSKDLRKSKKASKKDDKKKHVKKSTVSTDSESELESKKSQKDEKKDKKGSKTDNKKSVKSDEETTDADSEPKGDSKKGKKDEKKGRKDSKKDDKRKDAKKNAESTETESDLELKKEKKDSKKERKGSKKDVKKDARKDTESTDAEFDESSKTGFKTSTQIKSSDTESEEALYKPGAKKKIDESYGISGNSKLEGLELRRGFRMASKKTTFKEKGEKASIGRVPPSRERPPLPACEPSLPSPKVKRLCRCKMPPPPPKPRYAPLPEAPWIHKLL, from the exons ATGTC aCTAGAAGTAAACATCAGAACATATGACAATTCCATTCCAA TCAGCGAATCAAGCAGAAAACCATGGAATCAAAAACACTTTGCTTTGACATTTCCCAGATCACCCCAGAGAGGTACAAATGAGAAATCAAGACCTTTGAAATCACAAATAACAGTTACT AGGCATgacaaaagaaaactagaggaaGGCCAGAAACCAGCTCATCCATGGATAAGgcattctttaagaaaaattttgcaaCGACCACCTATTTACACAGCTGCCAGGGAACAGACTCCATTCAGACATCTTTATACTTCCAAAACCCATCttaaaaaagcagaatataaGAACTCCAAAGATGAAAAAAGAGGAACACCTTTGAAgaaagattccaagaaaaaaggaGGCTCATATGCAACAAATCCAGAATCCAAGCAAACAGTagaagatgagaaaactaaaacacaaaatgaGGCAGATAAAACTCCCTTAAAATCATCACATGAAAATGAACCATCTAAGAAGTCAAAACCCAATTTAGAAACAAATCCAGAATCCCAAAATTCTAAGACAGCCTCAAAAAATCATTcacaaaaagataagaaagattCAAAGAATTCCAAGAAGACGAACACTAAATTCATATATACAAAGAACAATGCAAAGAAAGATTTGAAGAGGTCAAAGACTAGTAATGATGCCATATCAGAGATTTGCTCAGAAGATAGTTTAAATGCTGATTTCCTCATGTTAGTGGGAGAGTCTGATGATGAATCCATAAATGTTGATACATGGTTAAGGAATTATTCACGGAATAATTCAAAGAAGCCTGCAAAGAAGGACACAAAAAAGAGTGCAAAGAAAAGCTCTGATGCTGAATCTGAAGACTCAAAGGATGCTAAGAAAGAttcaaagaaagataagaaaaatgtcAAGAAAGATGACAAGAAAAAGGATGTAAAGAAGAACACAGAGTCTACTGATGCTGAATCTGGAGATTCAAAGGATTCaaggaaagagacaaagaaggataagaaaaatttaaagaaagatgacaagaaaaaagacacaaagaattACCCAGAGTCTACTGATACTGAATCAGGAGATGCAAAGGATGTAAGCAAAGATTTAAGAAAGTCAAAGAAGGCTTCAAAGAAAGATGACAAGAAAAAGCATGTGAAGAAAAGTACAGTCTCTACTGATTCTGAATCTGAATTGGAGTCAAAGAAAAgtcagaaagatgaaaaaaaggataaaaaaggttcaaagacagataataaaaagTCTGTCAAGAGTGATGAAGAAACTACTGATGCTGACTCTGAACCAAAAGGAGATTCAAAAAAGGgtaaaaaggatgaaaagaaggGGAGGAAAGATTCAAAGAAAGATGACAAAAGGAAGGATGCAAAGAAAAATGCGGAATCTACTGAAACTGAATCTGATTTggagttaaagaaagaaaagaaagactcaaagaaggaaaggaaaggttcGAAGAAAGATGTCAAGAAGGATGCAAGGAAGGACACAGAGTCTACTGATGCTGAATTTGATGAATCTTCCAAGACAGGCTTTAAAACATCTACACAAATCAAAAGTTCAGATACTGAATCTGAAGAGGCACTATATAAACCTGGGGCTAAGAAGAAAATTGATGAATCGTATGGCATATCTGGAAATTCAAAGCTGGAAGGACTGGAATTAAGGAGAGGATTCAGAATGGCATCCAAAAAGACTACATTCaaggaaaaaggggaaaaggCAAGTATAGGTAGAGTTCCTCCATCAAGAGAAAGACCACCACTCCCTGCTTGTGAGCCTTCTCTACCATCACCAAAAGTCAAACGTCTTTGTCGGTGCAAGATGCCTCCTCCACCTCCAAAACCAAGATATGCTCCTTTG